DNA from Krasilnikovia cinnamomea:
GCGCTCGCCGGCCACCCAGCCGGGCAGGTACTGGCCGCGTACGGAACCGTGCGCGATGTCCGCGGGCAGGCTGATCGCCTTGAGCACCTTCAGCTTCTCGGCGCGGATCTCGTTGGGGTCGAAGCTGGTCGGCTCCTCCATGCCCACCAGCGCCAGCAGTTGCAGCAGGTGGTTCTGCAGCACGTCGCGGGCGGCCCCGGCGGAGTCGTAGAACGCGGCGCGGGTGCCGATGCCGACGTCCTCGGCCATGGTGATCTGGACACTGTCGACGTACTTGGAGTTCCACACCGGCTCGAACAGGTTGTTCGCGAAGCGCAGGGCCAGGATGTTCTGGACCGTCTCCTTGCCCAGGTAGTGGTCGATGCGGAAGACGTCCTGCGGGGTGAAGACCTCGTCGACGAGCTGGTTGAGCTGCATCGCGGTCTTCAGGTCGTTGCCGAACGGCTTCTCCACGACGACCCGGCGCCAGCCGCCGGACTTGGCGTTGTCGGCCATGCCGGTGCGGTTGAGCTGGTTGAGCACCATCGGGAACGCGGCCGGCGGGATGGAGAAGTAGAACGCGGCGTTGCCCGCGATGCCGTTGCGCTCGCGCAGGTCGTCTAGCGTCGTGGCCAGCTGGTCGAACGCGGCGTCGTCGTCGAACGAACCGGGCACGAACTGGAACTGGCTGGCCAGCCGCTGCCACACGTCCTCGCGCCACGGGGTGCGGGCGCCGTTCTTGGCCGCCTGGTAGGCCAGGGACTCGAAGTCCCCGTCGCCCCAGTCGCGGCGGGCGAAGCCCAGGACCACGAAGCCGGGCGGCAGCAGGCCGCGGTTGGCGAGGTCGTAGACCGCCGGAATGAGCTTCTTGCGGGACAGGTCGCCGGTCACCCCGAAGATCACCAGAGCGCACGGCTCCGGGATCCGGGGCAGGCGACGGTCCTGTGGTGCGCGCAGCGGATTACCCACGTGTCCCATCCTGCCAGCTTGTGGTGCCCCCGTACGGTGGCGGGCCGGGGTTGGACCGCCCGGCCGGGAAGACCGGCCGGGCGGACGGGAACCTCAGGCGCTCTTCGCGGCGTCGCTGGGGTGTGCGGCGCCCTGGGCGGCCGCGCGCAGCGACTTGCCGACGCCGTCGAGCAGCTCGACCCAGCTCGCCTCGAACTTCTCGACGCCCTCCTCCTCCAGTACCCGCACGACGTCGTCGTAGTCGATGCCGAGCGCGGCCAGGTCGGCGAGGACCTTGCGAGCGGAGTCGTACGCACCGGTCACGGTGTCGCCGCGGACCGTGCCGTGATCCTCGAACGCGAAGATCACCGACTCGGGCATGGTGTTGACCGTCCCGGGGGCGATGAGCTCCTCGACGTAGATCGTGTCCGGGAAGTCCGGGTTCTTGGTCGAGGTGGACGCCCACAGCGGACGCTGCGGGTGCGCGCCCGCGTCGGCCAGCTTCTGCCAGCGGTCGGTCGCGAACACCTCGGTGTACGCCTCGTACGCCAGCCGCGCGTTGGCGATCGCGGCCTTGCCCCGCATCGCCCTGGCCTCGTCCGTGCCGATCTTGTCGAGCCGCTTGTCGACCTCCGTGTCCACCCGGGACACGAAGAACGACGCCACCGAGCCGATCTTCGTGAGGTCGTGGCCGTTCGCCTTGGCCTGCTCCAGGCCGGACAGGAACGCGTCCATGACCGCCCGGTACCGCTCCAGCGAGAAGATCAGCGTCACGTTGACGCTGATCCCCGCGGCCAGGGTGGCGGTGATCGCGGGCAGGCCCGCCTCGGTCGCCGGGATCTTGATGAACAGGTTCGGCCGGTCCACCAGCCACCACAGCGTGCGCGCCTCGGCGGCGGTCTTCGCGGTCTCGTACGCCAGCCGCGGGTCCACCTCGATGGACACCCGGCCGTCGACCCCGCCCGACGCGTCGTACGCGGGCCGCATCACGTCGCACGCCCAGCGCACGTCGTAGCCGGTGAGCAGGCGTACCGCCTCCTCCACCGTGACGCCCTGGGTGCCCAGGTCGCGCAGCTGCTCGTCGTACGCGTCGGCGTCCGCGAGGGCCTTGGCGAAGATGGTCGGGTTGGTGGTCACGCCCACCACGTGCTGCTCACGGCGCATCTTGTCCAGCGAGCCGCTCGTCAGCCGCACCCGGGATAGATCGTCAAGCCAGACCGCCACACCTGCGGCGGACAGCTCTGCCAGCCTGTCGGTCATCGCGCTACCTCATTTCTTGGTCGTGCACTGCGGCGAACCGTCTAGGCAGCTCA
Protein-coding regions in this window:
- the zwf gene encoding glucose-6-phosphate dehydrogenase yields the protein MGNPLRAPQDRRLPRIPEPCALVIFGVTGDLSRKKLIPAVYDLANRGLLPPGFVVLGFARRDWGDGDFESLAYQAAKNGARTPWREDVWQRLASQFQFVPGSFDDDAAFDQLATTLDDLRERNGIAGNAAFYFSIPPAAFPMVLNQLNRTGMADNAKSGGWRRVVVEKPFGNDLKTAMQLNQLVDEVFTPQDVFRIDHYLGKETVQNILALRFANNLFEPVWNSKYVDSVQITMAEDVGIGTRAAFYDSAGAARDVLQNHLLQLLALVGMEEPTSFDPNEIRAEKLKVLKAISLPADIAHGSVRGQYLPGWVAGERAVGYLEEKGVPPDSTTETYVAVRLGIQNRRWAGVPFFVRVGKRMPRRVTEIAILFKKAPHLPFNPADVEMLGNNQLVIRVQPDEGVVLKFGSKVPGTTMEVRDIAMDFQYGEAFTESSPEAYERLVLDVLVGDRTLFPDAAEVEQSWRVIDPLEAAWAGTTPEPYRSGEWGPRASDEMLAREGRAWRRA
- the tal gene encoding transaldolase, which produces MTDRLAELSAAGVAVWLDDLSRVRLTSGSLDKMRREQHVVGVTTNPTIFAKALADADAYDEQLRDLGTQGVTVEEAVRLLTGYDVRWACDVMRPAYDASGGVDGRVSIEVDPRLAYETAKTAAEARTLWWLVDRPNLFIKIPATEAGLPAITATLAAGISVNVTLIFSLERYRAVMDAFLSGLEQAKANGHDLTKIGSVASFFVSRVDTEVDKRLDKIGTDEARAMRGKAAIANARLAYEAYTEVFATDRWQKLADAGAHPQRPLWASTSTKNPDFPDTIYVEELIAPGTVNTMPESVIFAFEDHGTVRGDTVTGAYDSARKVLADLAALGIDYDDVVRVLEEEGVEKFEASWVELLDGVGKSLRAAAQGAAHPSDAAKSA